The following coding sequences are from one Megamonas funiformis window:
- a CDS encoding class II fructose-bisphosphate aldolase — MYTTLKEVLAKADKYNFTVGSFNTHNLEMLPYMIRAAKDMGSPISIQTSVGTARYIGYGVLASVCKYMADNEGLDIVLHLDHAAKFTDIKEAIENGYSSVMFDGSALPLKENILRTQEVVEFAHKRGVSVEAELGTIGGTEEGIAVAAHEVKYTDPKIAKQFVEATNVDALAVAVGTNHGQYKSKTDINFDLLKEIHETVDIPLVIHGGTGVKEEDIHKCTNYGVRKFNVGTELLVGWTKKAMEKFATTKENASLRNNIVPCNEVVYEIVKHKIGIFLNK; from the coding sequence ATGTATACTACATTAAAAGAAGTTCTAGCTAAAGCTGATAAATATAATTTTACAGTTGGTTCATTCAATACTCATAATTTAGAAATGCTCCCATATATGATCCGTGCAGCTAAAGATATGGGTTCACCTATCAGTATCCAAACTAGTGTTGGTACAGCTCGTTACATTGGTTATGGTGTATTAGCTAGTGTTTGTAAATATATGGCTGATAATGAAGGTTTAGATATTGTTTTACATTTAGATCATGCTGCTAAATTTACTGATATCAAAGAAGCTATTGAAAATGGCTACTCTTCTGTAATGTTTGATGGTTCCGCATTACCATTAAAAGAAAATATTCTACGTACACAAGAAGTTGTAGAATTTGCACATAAACGAGGAGTTTCTGTAGAAGCGGAACTTGGTACAATAGGTGGTACAGAAGAAGGTATTGCTGTAGCTGCTCATGAAGTAAAATATACAGATCCTAAAATTGCTAAACAATTTGTAGAAGCAACAAATGTTGATGCTTTAGCCGTTGCTGTTGGTACAAATCACGGTCAATATAAATCTAAAACAGATATAAATTTTGACTTATTAAAAGAAATTCATGAAACAGTAGATATTCCACTTGTTATTCATGGTGGTACTGGTGTAAAAGAAGAAGATATTCATAAATGTACTAATTATGGTGTTCGTAAATTCAATGTAGGCACTGAATTATTAGTGGGATGGACAAAAAAAGCAATGGAAAAATTTGCTACTACCAAAGAAAATGCATCTTTAAGAAATAATATTGTACCTTGTAATGAAGTTGTTTATGAAATTGTTAAACACAAAATTGGTATTTTCTTAAATAAATAA